Part of the Crossiella cryophila genome, AGGACAGCGGGACGACCCCGGGCGGCAACGCCGCCGGGGCCGAGTGCCAGAAGGCCACCCCGCCCACCGTGCAGGCCGGTTCGACCAGCAGCAGCACCACCGGGACCAAGCCCGACGCCAAGGCGCTCAAGGTGGGTCTGACCTACGACATCGGCGGCCGGGGCGACGCCTCGTTCAACGACGCGGCCGCCGCGGGCATCGACCGCGCGATCGCCGAGCTGGGCGTGCAGAAGAGCAACGTCAAGGAGGCGTCGGCGGCCGCCGGTGACACCGAGGACGTCAAGGCCAGCCGCCTGCGCCAGCTGGCCAGCGAGGGCTTCAACCCGGTGGTCGCGGTCGGCTTCGCCTACGCCGACGCGCTCAAGGTGGTGGCCGCGCAGTTCCCGAACACCCGCTTCGCCATCGTGGACGCGGGCGTGGACGGCGCCAAGAACGTCACCCCGCTGGTCTTCGCCGAGGAGCAGGGCTCCTTCCTGGCCGGGGTGATCGCCGCGTACAAGAGCAAGAAATGCTCAGTCGGCTTCGTCGGCGGCGTGAACGTGCCGCTGATCCAGAAGTTCGAGGCGGGCTTCTACGCGGGCGCCAAGGCGGCCGCGCCGAACATCAAGATCGAGAAGAAGTACCTCACCCCCGCGGGTGACGTCTCCGGCTTCAACGACCCGACCAAGGGCAAGGTCGCCTCGGACGGTCTGATCGACGGCGGCGCGGACGTGCTCTACCACGCGGCCGGCGCCTCCGGTAAGGGCGTGTTCAACGCCGCCAAGGCCCGCGGCGCGCTGGCCATCGGCGTGGACTCCGACCAGTACAAGCAGACCACCGTGGCCGAGTCCAAGGACATCATCATCTCCTCGGTGCTCAAGCGGGTCGACGTGGCCGTCTACGACTACATCGCCGCGGCCGCCAAGAACGACCTGAGCACGCTGCCGAAGTCCTTCGACCTCAGCGTCGACGGCGTCGGTTACGCCACCAGCGGCGGCAAGGTCGACGACATCAAGTCCACTGTGGACGCCTACAAGGCCGCGATCGTCTCCGGCCAGATCAAGGTCTCGGACAAGCCGAGCAGCTGAGCAAGCATCAACACGCGATGGGCCCGGGGCGAGGCTCCGGGCCCATCGCGTGTTAGCCGCCACCCACCGGGAGAACTCGACGATGAGCAGTTCCCTCGATGCCGCCCAGCACTCGCGCCCCGCGGTCCGGCTCACCGGCATCACCAAACGCTTCCCCGGCGTGATCGCCAACTCCGACGTGCACCTGACCGTGGCGCACGGCGAGGTGCACGCGCTGTGCGGGGAGAACGGCGCTGGCAAGTCCACGCTGATGAAGATCCTCTACGGCATGCAGCAGCCCGATGAGGGCATGATCGAGGTCAACGGCGAGCAGGTGCACTTCCGCTCGCCATCGGATGCGATCAAGGCCGGCATCGGCATGGTGCACCAGCACTTCATGCTCGCCGACAACCTCACCGTGCTGGAGAACGTGGTGCTGGGCGCGGAGGCGCTGCACGGCATCGGGTCCAAGGCACGCAAGCGGATCGCCGAACTGGCCAAGCAGACCGGGTTGCACGTCAGCCCGGACCTGCCGGTGGAGCACCTCGGCGTGGCCGACCGGCAGCGGGTGGAGATCCTCAAGGTCCTCTACCGCGGCGCGCGGATCGTCATCCTGGACGAGCCCACCGCGGTGCTGGTGCCGCAGGAGGTCGAGGAGCTGTTCCTCACCCTGCGCGGCATGCGCGAGCAGGGCTACACGTTCCTGTTCATCTCGCACAAGCTGGACGAGGTCAGGGCCATCGCGGACAGCCTCACCGTGATCCGCCGCGGCAGCACGGTCGGCACCGCCGACCCGAGGACCGTCACCTCCCGCCAGCTCGGCGAGCTGATGGTGGGCAGCGAGCTGCCCAGCCCGGAGACCCGCGAGTCCACCGTCACCGACCGCGCCGTGCTCACCCTGTCCGAGGTGCGGCTGTGCGCCGCGGGCGGGCAGCGGCCGCTGCTGGACCACATCACGCTGACCGTGCACGCGGGCGAGGTGCTGGGCATCGCGGGCGTGGAGGGCAACGGCCAGACCGAACTGGTCGAGGCCGTGATGGGCATCCGCAAGATCGACAGCGGCTCGGTCACCCTTGGCGGCGAGGACATCACCAAGACCCCGACGCTGGCCAGGCGGGAGGCAGGCATCGGGTACGTGCCCGAGGACCGGCACCGGCAGGGCCTGCTGCTCACCCAGACGTTGTGGGCCAACCGCATCCTGGGTTACCAGACCCGCCGCCCGGTGGTCCGCGGCCGCTGGCTGGACATCGAGGGCGCGCGGGCGGACACCCGGCGGATCGTCGAGCAGTTCGACGTGCGCACCCCTGGCATCGAGGTGCCCGCGGCCGCGCTCTCCGGCGGCAACCAGCAGAAGCTCGTGGTCGGCCGTGAACTCTCCGGCGACCCGGTGCTGCTCATCGCCTCGCACCCGACCCGGGGCGTGGACGTGGGCGCGCAGGCGGTGATCTGGGAGCAGATCCGCACCGCCAGGGCCAACGGCCTGGCCGTGCTGCTGGTCTCGGCCGACCTGGACGAGCTGATCGGGCTGTCCGACTCGATCAAGGTCATGTCGCGCGGACGGCTGGTGGCCGACGCCGACCCGAACGTGGTGACGCCCGAGGACCTCGGCGCGGCCATGACCGGCGACTGCGAGTACGAGGCCGGCGCCATCGACGAGGGGACCGAGCAGTGAAGCTGAACGCCCGCGCTGTCCTGCTGCCCCCGCTGCTGGCGATCATCGCGGCCCTGCTGCTGTGCTCGATCGCGCTGATGATCTCCGGCGGCAACCCGCTCGAGGCCTTCGGCGCGATGATCGCGCAGGTCGGCAGGGGCACCACCGCGGTGGACATCGTCAACACCGGCAGCACCTACTACCTGGCCGCGCTCGCGGTGGCCATCGGCTTCCAGATGAAGCTGTTCAACATCGGCGTCGAGGGTCAGTACAAGCTGGCCGCGATCGTGGCGATGATCGCCGGTGGCGCGGTCGCCCTGCCGCCGGTGCTGCACACGCTGTTCATCCTGGTGGTGGCGGCCCTGGTGGGTGCGATGTGGGCGGCCATCCCGGCCATCCTCAAGATCACCCGCGGGGTGAACGAGGTCATCTCCACGATCATGCTCAACTGGATCGCCACCGGCATCGCCGCGTACCTGATCCAGCAGTCGGTCTTCGGCGAGCTGCGCGGCAACAACCTGGGCACGCCGGTGGTGGCCGAGTCCGGCTGGGTGCCCGGCATCTCCCTCGGCGGCGCCGGGACGATCTTCGGCCTGGTGGTGCTGGCCGTGCTGGCCGGGGTCGGCTACTGGGTGCTGATGAACCGCACCCGGTTCGGCTTCGAGCTGCGCGCCTCCGGCGAGTCGGCCACCGCGGCCACCGCGGGCGGGGTCAACGCGAAGAAGATGGTCCTGGTCGCGATGCTGCTCTCCGGGGCCACCGCCGGCCTGGTCGCGATGCCCGAGCTGCTCGGCCGCGACTACACCTACACGCTGAACTTCCCGGCCGCCTACGGCTTCACCGGTATCGCGGTGGCGCTGCTGGGCCGCAACCACCCGGTCGGCATCGCCTTCGGCGCGCTGCTGTGGGCCTTCCTGGACAAGTCCTCGGTCGCGCTGGAGAACGTGGGCGTGCCCAAGGAGATCGTGACCATCATGCAGGGCTCGATCGTGCTGTCGGTGGTGGTGGCCTACGAGGTGGTCCGGCGGATCACCCTGGCGGCCGAACAACGCAAGGTCGGGCAGCAGCTCGGCACGACGGACGAGGTGGCCGCATGAGCGCCGTAGTCGACACCCCGCAGAGCCCGGACAGCGCGGCGTTCCTGGCCGGTCCGGGACCGAAGCGCAAGCTGCCCGGCTGGAGCGTCGGCCTGCTGCTGGTGGCCGCGGCCATCGGCGCGCTGTCCACCGCCTCCTACCTGACCGGCGTGCCGCAGCTGACCTCCTCCGGCACCTTCCAGACCGCGGTCCAGCTGGCCATGCCGATCCTGCTCGCCGGGCTCGGCGGCCTGTGGGCCGAGCGCGCGGGCGTGGTCAACATCGGCCTCGAAGGCATGATGATCATGGGCACCTGGGGCGGGGCCTGGGCCGGTTACCAGTGGGGCCCGTGGGCCGGACTGGTCGCGGCCGCGGTCTTCGGCGCGCTGGGCGGCCTGCTGCACGCCATCGCCACGGTGACCTTCGGGGTCAACCACATCGTCTCCGGTGTGGCGATCAACCTGCTCGGCGCGGGCGTGACCAAGTACCTGTCCACGCTGCTGTTCCAGCCGGTCTCGCACAACCCGCGGGAATCACCGCCGGTGCCCAAGTTCGACACCTTCTCCATGCAGCCGCTCGGCGACTGGCTGGCCGAGCTGGAGAACGAGCAGCGGGTCGGCATCTCCGATGTCGCGGGCATCCTCAAGGGCCTGGTCACCGGGGTGTCCCCGCTGACCATGCTGGCCATCCTGCTGGTGCCGATCACCTACCTGGTGCTCTGGCGCAGCCGGTTCGGCCTGCGGCTGCGCTCCTGTGGCGAGAACCCGGTGGCCGCGGAGTCGCTCGGCGTCAACGTCTACCTGCACAAGTACGCCGCGGTGATCGTCTCCGGCGCGCTGGCCGGTCTCGGCGGGGCGGCGCTGCTGCTCAACCCTGGCCAGTCGGGTTACCTGGAGAACCAGACGAACGGCCGCGGTTACATCGGCCTGGCCGCGATGATCTTCGGCAACTGGCGGCCCACCGGCCTGCTCGGCGGCGCGGCGCTGTTCGGCTACGCCGACGGGTTGCAGCTGCGCAGCGGTGGCGGCGCGGTGCTCGCGCTGCTGTACGCGGCGGTGCTGGCGCTGGGCGTGGTCGTCATCTGGCAGCTCTGGCGGCGACGCTGGGTGGCCACCGCGGTGACCGTCTC contains:
- a CDS encoding BMP family lipoprotein, whose protein sequence is MRNAAVAAVAITSVLSLVACAKDSGTTPGGNAAGAECQKATPPTVQAGSTSSSTTGTKPDAKALKVGLTYDIGGRGDASFNDAAAAGIDRAIAELGVQKSNVKEASAAAGDTEDVKASRLRQLASEGFNPVVAVGFAYADALKVVAAQFPNTRFAIVDAGVDGAKNVTPLVFAEEQGSFLAGVIAAYKSKKCSVGFVGGVNVPLIQKFEAGFYAGAKAAAPNIKIEKKYLTPAGDVSGFNDPTKGKVASDGLIDGGADVLYHAAGASGKGVFNAAKARGALAIGVDSDQYKQTTVAESKDIIISSVLKRVDVAVYDYIAAAAKNDLSTLPKSFDLSVDGVGYATSGGKVDDIKSTVDAYKAAIVSGQIKVSDKPSS
- a CDS encoding ABC transporter ATP-binding protein; protein product: MSSSLDAAQHSRPAVRLTGITKRFPGVIANSDVHLTVAHGEVHALCGENGAGKSTLMKILYGMQQPDEGMIEVNGEQVHFRSPSDAIKAGIGMVHQHFMLADNLTVLENVVLGAEALHGIGSKARKRIAELAKQTGLHVSPDLPVEHLGVADRQRVEILKVLYRGARIVILDEPTAVLVPQEVEELFLTLRGMREQGYTFLFISHKLDEVRAIADSLTVIRRGSTVGTADPRTVTSRQLGELMVGSELPSPETRESTVTDRAVLTLSEVRLCAAGGQRPLLDHITLTVHAGEVLGIAGVEGNGQTELVEAVMGIRKIDSGSVTLGGEDITKTPTLARREAGIGYVPEDRHRQGLLLTQTLWANRILGYQTRRPVVRGRWLDIEGARADTRRIVEQFDVRTPGIEVPAAALSGGNQQKLVVGRELSGDPVLLIASHPTRGVDVGAQAVIWEQIRTARANGLAVLLVSADLDELIGLSDSIKVMSRGRLVADADPNVVTPEDLGAAMTGDCEYEAGAIDEGTEQ
- a CDS encoding ABC transporter permease encodes the protein MNARAVLLPPLLAIIAALLLCSIALMISGGNPLEAFGAMIAQVGRGTTAVDIVNTGSTYYLAALAVAIGFQMKLFNIGVEGQYKLAAIVAMIAGGAVALPPVLHTLFILVVAALVGAMWAAIPAILKITRGVNEVISTIMLNWIATGIAAYLIQQSVFGELRGNNLGTPVVAESGWVPGISLGGAGTIFGLVVLAVLAGVGYWVLMNRTRFGFELRASGESATAATAGGVNAKKMVLVAMLLSGATAGLVAMPELLGRDYTYTLNFPAAYGFTGIAVALLGRNHPVGIAFGALLWAFLDKSSVALENVGVPKEIVTIMQGSIVLSVVVAYEVVRRITLAAEQRKVGQQLGTTDEVAA
- a CDS encoding ABC transporter permease, which gives rise to MSAVVDTPQSPDSAAFLAGPGPKRKLPGWSVGLLLVAAAIGALSTASYLTGVPQLTSSGTFQTAVQLAMPILLAGLGGLWAERAGVVNIGLEGMMIMGTWGGAWAGYQWGPWAGLVAAAVFGALGGLLHAIATVTFGVNHIVSGVAINLLGAGVTKYLSTLLFQPVSHNPRESPPVPKFDTFSMQPLGDWLAELENEQRVGISDVAGILKGLVTGVSPLTMLAILLVPITYLVLWRSRFGLRLRSCGENPVAAESLGVNVYLHKYAAVIVSGALAGLGGAALLLNPGQSGYLENQTNGRGYIGLAAMIFGNWRPTGLLGGAALFGYADGLQLRSGGGAVLALLYAAVLALGVVVIWQLWRRRWVATAVTVSGALILYWVYWSFNELPSQITTYLPHLVTLVVLAVSAQRLRPPAANGVEYRRG